Within Euwallacea fornicatus isolate EFF26 chromosome 32, ASM4011564v1, whole genome shotgun sequence, the genomic segment GCTGCCAATTGACGAAGTGAGAAAGAGACAGAAAAGCCCCAAAATCCTGGAGCAGAACCAGAATAATGCCAATATTGAGATAGGGAAAGGGATTGATGAGGTTGATTTAGAGCTTACTCGCGGGGGTTCCGGGATCAAGAGGGATCTGAACGGAATTCCTTTGGAGATTCCGGCACACATGCAAGAGGCTGCTCTATATGCTCGCAAGAACCGTAAAAGCGCGGAAAACGGTCAAGTACTCAACGGATATGACTCAGAGAGGCGACCTTCAAAGGGTAAAGCCCCCTCCCCTCCTGAGGTCACATTCACTCTTGGCAAGACTCGCGGATTTGAGGACCTGAGCGCTTTGGCCTCTGACAGCGAAGATGAGAGGACCAACTCCTCAGTGAACACCATCGAACTCAACTCTAGCGACGTCATCGTCCATCAGCCTGAGGACAAGGCACGCAAGACCGCCAGCACGGGAGACTTAaccaaaatgaagaaaccCTCAAGATCGGGCACTCTGGAAAGGGCCCAAAGCTTGGACATAACCGCTGATCCAACAACTTTAGGACAGATGCACGCTTTTGACGCCACAGAAAACCTTTTAATTGACAAAGAACCGCGACTGTCCCTGATACTAGATGGCCTGAACACGCTCCAGAAGAGCCGCCTTAAAAGTTCTGCTGAATGGGGGTATTTAGAGGACGCCATCTTGAACCCCTGCGTGGACGATGAGGGGTGGGATCAGAGACGCCAGTCTGAGCCTCATTTCAATGCTGTCATAGACCGAGTGATACAAATCAAACGAGAGAGCCAGGAGATAGATTTACCCGAAGAGGTAATGAGGGAATACCAACAGAAACAACCGAAAAATGATACGAAAGTAGTGGTGAATAAACTGTGGCCTGATGAAGAGGATTTGAACCAACCAGAGAAGCCTGTGGTGCCGGAACGGACTAAGTTGAAGATGTCTGAAATCCCGCAACCTGCAGAACGTGCCTCCAAAGCTGAAGACGCCTCCACGAGAACTTCTCTGCTCAATCATCAATCCGCGAACGTCTCCGTGGAAGTCCAGTGCATAAAACCAATTCCCCCGAGGAGGGAAAAGACCCCAGAGAAAGAAACCACAATAATCAACTTGAACAACAAATTGGGGCCTCTGGCCACCACCTTCGAGAAGCAAAGCATCACCGAAATGTGCTCACAAATGGCCAAAGGGCGCAATGGAGACGGCATGATCAAAGATGAATGGGAAGTGATCACCACCTCACCGCCCGCCTCAATGACCCTTGTGGACGAAGTTATGGACAGCTACCACAAAAACTACGGCAACGTTGTCACAGTGGGGGAGACCACTGGAAACCTCCCTGATGAGACCAAAACGATGAAGAATGTGACTGAAGACTTCCTCTTCAACGAGCGGCGCATGTCTTCTGAAGAACCAACCCTTACAACTAACATCCCTGATGATTTAAAAGTGTGTCAAGCTAAGATGAGCGAGGGGTTGCACAGTTTGGAGTTGAGCATTAACGAACCAGGAGAGCTCTACACCACCGCTCTGGAGGATAATAATATCACAAACGACGTGATGGTGATTGTGACCAAGCCTGATCACATCACTGTGAAGAAAATCGAGACGGGACCTGGAGAGGTGGCAATCACCGAAAACTCCTTTTCTGTTGTCACCAAGAAGGAGGTACCTATAGAGGTACAGGAAAACAAAGAAGTAAGGGCAATCGAGGAAGACGGGGATAAGTTTAAGGTTGAAATCACTGAGAGTAAATACTCGACCTTTGAAGTCGACAAAAGCATTGTGAAGGCTCTTCATCTAGAAGAGCCCTTAGTCGACTTCAAGGGCCTCGATGACGAGAGTCCTGCGATATCTCTCACAGAAATCTCCCCCGATCAGAACAATAAGACTTATATCACCGAAATCCATGTTTCAACCCCAAGCAGCAACATTTCGGAGGTGCAGGTGGGCAGTGAGGATCCCTTGGAGAACGCTTTTGAGGACTACGTGAAGAACTTTGAGCGCAAGGTGGAAACCTTCGAAAGCAACGTTCAAGGCTTCGAGGACAATCTGcaagaatttgttaaagagCCTAGATTTGAAAGGGAAAAGAGCGACGTGGAGCGACAGGTGTGTAAAATTCAGGAACTGGCAGAGGAGCAACTGAAAACTCTGCCTGAAATGCGCTTTACTACCTCCAGCTATGAAAGCGGGGGTAGGAAAACCCCAGAAAAGCGCCACTCCTTTGAgcttctgcggtcaaatttcgaaaaggCCTCTGGCAGTCCTCCGAGGAAGGACAGTTTGACCAAATCTCGCATACCCATCGCCACTACTATGAAGACTCCTCCAATGAGTCCCGAGAGGCGCGACTCCAAAAACCTGGAAAACGAAAACGAAAAGGCCATTTTAGAGCTGATGAATTCCTCCGCTGTTCATTCCACCCCCTTCGCGTCGAAAATCAAACCCCCAAGTGCGAAGAGTAACGTTTCGGTAACCTCCATCAGGAACAACTCCAAAATCCCCTCGGGACTGCCCACTCTGGCCAGCAGACCCCCAATTCCACCCAGAAAGGGGGAGGATCATTCGAGTAATGGAGGGATGGAGAGCAGTTTCAAGCAGTGGGTATTCAACCCTGGCAGCAACGTGACTAACGTGACTGTGGGGAAAGAGAAGTAGGAGTAGGGGAGTGATGTGTTGACCGAAAATGCTCAGTTTAGTATTGATTTGAAGGTGCTTTTGTCTGtacttaaatgttttatttgaacgATGTGCCTTATTAGCGTTTAAGTGTTGGTACTGGtcaaagaattatttttgtttaattagtAGTAAGAGTCGATTTATCTGTATACAGAAAATAATAGCTGGTAGATAAacgtaattttatatatttttctaatggaGATATTCCACTATATTGCTAGATAACGAGGAAGTAAGATTTTAAACAGTGAATCATTTTACCGACTAAATCTGTGACTTAAGACATTATTttacttgttaaaaaaaattaaagaacagTATTTTCATTTAGTGTTCATGTTTCCCCCCAACCTCCCAACGTCCTAAAACTCCCCGGTTTAAGTCATGCGCGTTACATCTCATACgtatcaataataaaaatattgaaaattgtacgTGGGCAGTTACTAATTGCTGCTCAGTGTTCAGAGACACAAGATTGCAACCAAACCCGACAGAGATGAGCCCAAAGATGCGACATTCAATCGACGAAATCTGAAAAACCACTTTAAATTCAAATCCGACGGACACTGGAAGGGTCGTACAGAAAAGAGGTCCCACGTGAAACTTGGGTACCTGCCCCGTGTCACGCAATCAAGTAACCAGCACTTGGGAGTAGCCCTTCTACTTGTCGTTCGTGCGATACCTCCGATGTCCGAAGGGCCCAATCTCTAATGGACGTCCTTTTTAGCGCCAAAATATTCAGTTAAAGTTAGTAGTTATTCAAAGACAGGGGAGATTTAACTTTAGCGACATCTATAGTAGCGACGTCACGCCAACCTAAATTTCTTATAAAAGACGTACGTACGTGCTACATAAAAGTATAAACGAAATCAGCAACATCAGACTGTAGTAGATCCGAAGGCGTGTTAGGGACAAGAAAAAGATGACTTGCAATCGGCATTTTGCGCGGAAGCAGATCAAGCGGAGATCAGTCGACGATGAGTCTTGTTATCCATTTTATCACAAGGAAACGCATGAGCCGTTGGAAGACCAGGTCACTAAGAAAGCTCCTATAAAAATGAATACAACGCCGCTGTCCAGAtgataaaatcgaaaattatgaaatatatcgagaaaatgtttaaaccaCATGTAATCGTAAATCGGATTATCTAGACGACTATGCCACTATTAAAGTCGGTAGGTACATGATAGCGAAGGGTAGGTTTAATCCCGGAAAATCATCTTTGATAGGAAACGATAAGAACACCACgtataaaaacattattcCCTCCTTGACGATGCGTAAGAAACGTGGAAAgactattttcaattaaattctaAGGAACTACTCCGACTTGACAACACCACCGACCGGACCGAAGCATTGGATATATAGTTGGCCGTAGCCCTACTTGGTCTGGCGATTGTGCTGTTAGCATCGGAGGCTCCAAAGGGCCCAATCTCTAATGGACAACCTTGCCCTGCGCTAAAAATTGTATTGAATTAGGGCGTCGTGCAGATGTCAGCGCGATTTTTCTTAAGCGACATCTGTGCGAATGTGTAAAACCAATTTTGACGTTGCCAGAGAATTGAGAGACAACTGTAGGGTTGCACGTGAGGAGTGTATCAATAACGATTTATCTTTAGGACGCGTTAGGAGAATCTGCTTACCTTAAAAGGCCGATGTTCACAAAATTAAACTGTTTCTGggaattacataaaaatataatatatagtttaaaataaacaatttcctgctaaaaacaaaatcataaATGGCGAAAATGGCACTAGAATGCGTTAAAacctataataaaataatacagtTGTACTGAATACTACTAAACTAAAAGGTAAATGAAGACTAGAATGGTATACAagtaaaactgaaaactttggttaaaaatacatttgaatCTCCCCTATTCCTATTTTCATCCATATTCAGACTGTATCGATAGGCTAAATTTGCCCTCTGGTATGGTAGTAGCATGATACCAAATCCTTGTATCAACCAGAACTGCAATGCAAACAAAACTACAGTGAAACTgcaatcacaaaaactgacacACCCATACCAGCATCACCTGGATGCACCAAAAAACTCAGAGGTTGGCAGATTTTTTGGCATTCTGAAGGCGGACGCAAATTCCAGATTTTTGAGCCTCGTAATTGAGCTTGCCACATCAGACGGTTTATAAAATCCAACTGAACCCTTAATTAGAACCTGATACAAATCAATTCTCCTGCTACTTACATGCATTGAAGCTCCATCATCATACCCCATAAAAACATACTCTTCATGAGGTATTTCGGCATCCTCAGGCAAGAAATGTGGCTTAGGATAATATTGTcttacaatttttgttattgttggaTGGCAGTTGTTCCTTTAAGCAGCAATATTCTTTAGGGGACACTATAAATGAGCAATAACACAGACTTACCAGCCAACATACCAGCTCTTTTCCCCAGGATAATTCTTCACTCGAGCTTCAGACATAGCAAAAATGTCTTGGAGACTTATAAAATCAGACTTAAAATGCAGGAATTGGCACTGAGCATCTGCGTCTTCAATGCTAGCatataaatctttaaaaaaccaATAATCAAACTTCTTCATTGCAGGCCAGTGCAGGAAGGCCTGTCGAATAACAATTGGCTTGGAAGAATATGCATAAGGAGCAAATTGCTCCCTGGTAACATTATGCAACTCGATGGCAGAAGTAACATTTGAGCAAAACAAGCAATCAGACAGAGGTCTCGTTGCCTCCCATGTGAAGTAGTTGTGGGGCACTATACAGCGGATACTGAAGAGGATGTTTAGCAGCCCCAAGCGCAGAGCTATTGATATAAATAATACTAGGACAGTGAAAAACAGTACCTTTAATCGCTTATTTGAGGGAAATTTGTTGGCTTTAGGGAGGGAGGCACTGAAAAGCTCTTCATGATGAAGCCCTAGCTTTAAGTATTGCTGATTTAGGGCCGTAACAGTTTCTTGACTAACCTTATTTGTAATTGAGCAACTAGTTTGAGACattatttacacatttttaaatggtttaatgGTAATTTGGCTTAGTTTAAATTAGTTATTGCTCAAAATACTGTAATGTTTACAAATGATTGACATATTGTGattgaaattaaagaattcATGGTTATGTCATGTCGATCCTTACACATGCGCAGGCTCATAAAGGAGGGAGGTTGAAGgacgaaaaaaatgtttatgttgaaaatatttaacgcTGATGTCATAAGAGTACAATTAGAGaattcactttatttaagaCAACGTAGGCCTATGTTCTTCACGTAGCCTAGAAGATAAAAATTCTTGGCCAAATAATACGCTATATACTATATAatgaataaagaaattaacgACGAACCTTTCCCTTTtgtacaaatttaataattgaacacacacatgaaaatattttaacatttacggTCAATACTTAATGAAAACTGCCAAATATGTCTCAATTGATTATCGGATCCTTTTCAAGATTGAGCCCACTTCTACTACACAATCAATAGTAATAGAACACTCTTCTCCCTGAAACTAACTTGATAGCAAAAATTTCATCAGGATAACATCTCTAGCGcctttattaacaaaaaaaagtatctaCAAAATACAACTAGACATACGGAATAAAACTGGGCTTAAATGTTGCCTGCAAATCTGCCTTCAGCCCTTTGCTCATCCCATTTCTCCACCCAGACATTGGGGCATAGGGAATTGAACGCCTTTTTGAAGTAGTCACAAGGGGCATAGTTGGCCCCTCTGATCCTCTGGCACCTGTGAAAATCTACATAACTTTGATAGCAGTGCCGGGTCTGGTTGGTGTTGGGGAATCGGGGGTCTAAGGGCACAGTTTTGATATCTTCGAGAGAGGCTGGAGCCATAATGCTGAAAGGGAGAGAATTCTAACACCTTGAGAGAGACTGCCAAAAGTCTGCCTTTGTCCCTGCTTGTAAGAATTGGAGCTCCACATTTGACATAGCTATTAGTAGATAATGAATGGTAAAACACTTTAGGACCAAAAggtatgtatttatttacaaattcttgCCCTCCATAGAACAGCAAAAGGGCATTAAAATATAGTTGGATGTGCAACTGAACTAAGTAGAAAAAAGGatagaaaaaacaaagtttcagTAGCAAACTTCttttacagggtgattcattaaTACTGAGAAAAATCTACCATGAAAATTTTCCCACATTTAGAAACCACCTGTACCAAACCCTAACCTTATAACACTTCATCTACTATTATCACTTCACGAGAGGCCTTGTCTTTGAATCATCATCACAATGCACCTCTTTGTACTTCCGAACTTCTTGCATATACACTGACCAGGCATCTTGGCCCTTGTTCTGCTCCTCCTCTACTGTCCTCACTTTGGCCACTAGGCCAGTTTTTAATACTTTGCCCCCTCTACGCTTTCCAAAGCTTGGCAACACTGGCCTCTTTGCAGCTTCATCTTGTAAAGGATCCTCTTTTGCCTTCTGCTCTTCTTGCatctttttaaacatttccaaaaatgatccgtcatttttaaatggcactGAAGCCTGTTCACTATCAGATTGCTCATCTGAGTCCTCAATTTTCATGTCTTCTTCCCCTATTACATCCCCATCTATGTCTTTGTTTGAATAATTATCTCGGTGATCAGATCTAGGGCTCCTTCGGCTTCGGTAGGAATGTGATCTAGATCTATGTGACCTCCTTTTGGAGCCATGTGTTCGGGATGTAGAGCGCCTGCCATGTCGGCCATATTTGCGCCGGTGGCCAGGGCTGTGAGATCTTGATCTTGATGAGGAGTATCTCCTACGTCTCCGTCTGGAGCGTGAGCGCCTACGACGCTCTCTGGAGTGACTCCTAGACCATCTTGAATAAGATCTGGAGCGGTGACGGCGTCTGCGACGCTCAGGGCTCTTGCTCTGAGCTCTAACTTTCTCAACTGGCAAAGCAGGATCTTCACGAGAGGGAGATTTGACGGATTTTTGCACTTCGGAAGACTCTGCTTCGGTCCCCGGAGGCGGAGGGTTGTCCCAGTCTAAGCTGTTCATTCCTGTGAATCGGGGAGATCAGGGCGGAAGAGCGACCTACAAGAGAACTTTCCAGGTATAGAAATGCCACCGGATTACGCATGGCGGTGATTATAATAGGGCCCGCGATCGGGAAGGAGCTATGTCAAATATGGAGGAGCCTCACAAACCGTGGACTTGTACCTACTTACAGTGGTGTTAGGTAATCAATGCCCGACAAGCAGTGACACTTTGGGGCagatttttggcaaatttcgGTGGAATTATGACTAAAGCGGCGCTAACGCTTAAACTACCGGGCTCAGTTTCAAGAAATCGATGAGATTTCTTAAGTATTTGTAAGTTTTTACCTTAATTTGAAGCTTTTTTATGTTCCAACACGAAACGCACAAAATGGCTTCTTCAATgatttttcttgacaataaagtaaaataaatgtatagTAAATGCGCCGTCGCTAACTATATGAACTAAATTACCTCATGTACCAAAACAATTTATCactgtctttttttaatttataccgCGAGTATTAGCAGAAGAGGGATGCAGCTACTCGAAAAGTTCCAAGTTAGACAGGATGTGCAAAATAGAAACCTGTGACACTGAAGTGTTCGTCATAGATGGCGAATGTTGTCTTTTCGCTCTACAATTATACAAATTACAAAGAGGCAGAAATCATAAATATTGATGtatttattcagaaaaatatatattttattttgacttACTAATCATTACAATTGTGTACTTTTGTTGGGTACTTTATAGCAATGTCACGATACTACTGGTATATGCGGCTCAATGGTCTAGGGGTATGATTCTCGCTTTGGGTGCGAGAGGTCCCGGGTTCAAATCCCGGTTGAGccctattttttgtttttttttttttttatttgaaggtCAAGCTGCTTATTTATAAATGGAAATACAGAGTgaagatataataatatatatgttATCGACTGAAGTACCTTTTGCGGCAAAATGTGTATGTTACACAATTACATTTCATAGAGGACATCCAACAATATAACAgcatactatttatttaatatacgtATGCCAATTGGTCGACTAGTCGGCGGGCTATGCCTAAAAACATCACATAGAACCGACAATATAATTGTGGTTTTAATTGTCAACATGTGTAAGACTTAATTGTTAAAGCCCTCAAGGTTATCAACATTTCGAAACAAACGGATATCGGCCATTGACACCGACCTATTGTTCTTCTAACCGCAAAAAGGCCCAACTTTGGCTATTGCGTACAAAAATGCCACTTTAAACGTCTGAAGATTCATTGCTGATTGGTAGGAACATCGATTAACCACGCCCCGATCCTTTTAAAGAAGAAGAACTGCATTCGGATTTTGTTCGATACGGACGTACCATAAATACATCACGGCCGCTAACGAGAAAACATTATATCCAAATCTATTTTTATACATAGTTCGAAggtaatgaaaataaacttttgaggaaaatttttgagagATTAAGACTGAGTTTATTTGATCACAATGAGTCTTCTAGGAATATCGGTTCAGCTGTGCCTTTTAATGTGCGCCGCTTATGGggtaagtaaatttttctcaCGATCATAAATGTGTCAATCGAACTTGACAGGTGAACAACAAAAAAAGGGCCTACAGAGAGACCAATCATGCTTTCATTAACGAATCCTCAGAAATATGCAATAACAGAAATTTAGAGCTGCGTTTGCAACGTCTCGAGAACTACATGGACGACAAGCTTAGCGGAGTGAGGAGAGAGATATGGAGCAACGCTCGCAATATAGAACAAATTACCAAAACTGCCATAGCCGGAATACAAGTTCAAGGTGTGGCAAACCGAAGTACGCCcctatttaatattaaatccgTGTTCTTATTAGAAAGTTCCCCCAAAGATACAGAACGCCAACTTCAGGTTCTTATCGCGATCGTCAGAATAATTTCCAACGACATAACGCAGTTAAACAAAAGTCTAACGGAAATGCATAACAAACAGGAAATCGATTCTTCAGTTAAAGAGGTGTTTGAAACCCCGGGCTTAGCGAGGCAATCCCCGCCGATCCCGACGAGCTGTCAAGAGATTAAACAAACTGCCCCCGCGTCACCATCTAACGTCTATTTAGTGCAACCCAAAAATAGTTCTGAACCGTTTATGGTGTTTTGTGAGATGGATTTCATGGAGGGAGGATGGTTGACCATTCACAACAGATTTGCGGGAGAGCAGGAGTTTTACAGAGATTGGCAAGATTATAAGTGGGGTTTTGGTAATATAGCGGCGGAGCATTGGTTGGGGTTGGAACGGGTTCATCAGCTCACAGGCGGGTATCCTCAGTATTGGTATACTATAAATCCTCAAATActagttaaattattattgtaggTAAGGACATCAACGAACTATTGGTGCAACTTATAGACAACAATAACGCCAGAACATTCGCCCGTTATACTTTATTTAGCCTCGGATCGGAAGAGGAGGGTTATAATCTCAAAGTTCTGGGAGGCTTTGAGGGGAATGCTGGGGACTCTTTGAGCTACCACGCGGGAAGTAAATTTAGCACGAAAGACCGTGACTTAGATACGTGGTTTGAGGGTAGCTGTGCGCAAGCGCACGGTAAGTTTTTTTGTGGTGACAAAATGTGGTCTGAAGAAAGCAAGTAATTCCGACACTATCCCATGAAAGATTATGAATTAATTACTTGCTTGGTTTTGGCAGTTCGTCCATCGGTGGCTTTTGTTCTCAATTTTGtgcaataatgaaattttgatttgcagGTGGCGCTTGGTggtataaatcgtgcgataaAAGCAATTTGAATGGGAAGTACATGCCGGGGGATCAACCGGCGTTTTTAAAGTACC encodes:
- the LOC136348177 gene encoding uncharacterized protein isoform X1 yields the protein MGSRWGALGVLLAVITGIVRAQESVTGGSSLCYGAGSIAMAVIFTFFGTLLLVGALFYYLKRRADAKRDNHLILETDPEAGGKAEYAFDNHGFKDATLTATSEKPTETANKPKWARWSPLFTLKPEKKRPLDDSVLKSTEVKVVALNSQDFTGLGFNICGNMKEGIYIRDILHRGPAFESGKLNPGDRINSVTISFEHIVYEDALNILSYASPYEVIIEAKGERTVPGGLPQKASPLVHPMYRSSSAWALVWNQEKSRSNVTTLERKESKSPRPGVHQKGVKKTTPEMHLKVNLQLPIDEVRKRQKSPKILEQNQNNANIEIGKGIDEVDLELTRGGSGIKRDLNGIPLEIPAHMQEAALYARKNRKSAENGQVLNGYDSERRPSKGKAPSPPEVTFTLGKTRGFEDLSALASDSEDERTNSSVNTIELNSSDVIVHQPEDKARKTASTGDLTKMKKPSRSGTLERAQSLDITADPTTLGQMHAFDATENLLIDKEPRLSLILDGLNTLQKSRLKSSAEWGYLEDAILNPCVDDEGWDQRRQSEPHFNAVIDRVIQIKRESQEIDLPEEVMREYQQKQPKNDTKVVVNKLWPDEEDLNQPEKPVVPERTKLKMSEIPQPAERASKAEDASTRTSLLNHQSANVSVEVQCIKPIPPRREKTPEKETTIINLNNKLGPLATTFEKQSITEMCSQMAKGRNGDGMIKDEWEVITTSPPASMTLVDEVMDSYHKNYGNVVTVGETTGNLPDETKTMKNVTEDFLFNERRMSSEEPTLTTNIPDDLKVCQAKMSEGLHSLELSINEPGELYTTALEDNNITNDVMVIVTKPDHITVKKIETGPGEVAITENSFSVVTKKEVPIEVQENKEVRAIEEDGDKFKVEITESKYSTFEVDKSIVKALHLEEPLVDFKGLDDESPAISLTEISPDQNNKTYITEIHVSTPSSNISEVQVGSEDPLENAFEDYVKNFERKVETFESNVQGFEDNLQEFVKEPRFEREKSDVERQVCKIQELAEEQLKTLPEMRFTTSSYESGGRKTPEKRHSFELLRSNFEKASGSPPRKDSLTKSRIPIATTMKTPPMSPERRDSKNLENENEKAILELMNSSAVHSTPFASKIKPPSAKSNVSVTSIRNNSKIPSGLPTLASRPPIPPRKGEDHSSNGGMESSFKQWVFNPGSNVTNVTVGKEK
- the LOC136348177 gene encoding uncharacterized protein isoform X2, giving the protein MKEGIYIRDILHRGPAFESGKLNPGDRINSVTISFEHIVYEDALNILSYASPYEVIIEAKGERTVPGGLPQKASPLVHPMYRSSSAWALVWNQEKSRSNVTTLERKESKSPRPGVHQKGVKKTTPEMHLKVNLQLPIDEVRKRQKSPKILEQNQNNANIEIGKGIDEVDLELTRGGSGIKRDLNGIPLEIPAHMQEAALYARKNRKSAENGQVLNGYDSERRPSKGKAPSPPEVTFTLGKTRGFEDLSALASDSEDERTNSSVNTIELNSSDVIVHQPEDKARKTASTGDLTKMKKPSRSGTLERAQSLDITADPTTLGQMHAFDATENLLIDKEPRLSLILDGLNTLQKSRLKSSAEWGYLEDAILNPCVDDEGWDQRRQSEPHFNAVIDRVIQIKRESQEIDLPEEVMREYQQKQPKNDTKVVVNKLWPDEEDLNQPEKPVVPERTKLKMSEIPQPAERASKAEDASTRTSLLNHQSANVSVEVQCIKPIPPRREKTPEKETTIINLNNKLGPLATTFEKQSITEMCSQMAKGRNGDGMIKDEWEVITTSPPASMTLVDEVMDSYHKNYGNVVTVGETTGNLPDETKTMKNVTEDFLFNERRMSSEEPTLTTNIPDDLKVCQAKMSEGLHSLELSINEPGELYTTALEDNNITNDVMVIVTKPDHITVKKIETGPGEVAITENSFSVVTKKEVPIEVQENKEVRAIEEDGDKFKVEITESKYSTFEVDKSIVKALHLEEPLVDFKGLDDESPAISLTEISPDQNNKTYITEIHVSTPSSNISEVQVGSEDPLENAFEDYVKNFERKVETFESNVQGFEDNLQEFVKEPRFEREKSDVERQVCKIQELAEEQLKTLPEMRFTTSSYESGGRKTPEKRHSFELLRSNFEKASGSPPRKDSLTKSRIPIATTMKTPPMSPERRDSKNLENENEKAILELMNSSAVHSTPFASKIKPPSAKSNVSVTSIRNNSKIPSGLPTLASRPPIPPRKGEDHSSNGGMESSFKQWVFNPGSNVTNVTVGKEK
- the LOC136348152 gene encoding uncharacterized protein — protein: MSQTSCSITNKVSQETVTALNQQYLKLGLHHEELFSASLPKANKFPSNKRLKVLFFTVLVLFISIALRLGLLNILFSIRCIVPHNYFTWEATRPLSDCLFCSNVTSAIELHNVTREQFAPYAYSSKPIVIRQAFLHWPAMKKFDYWFFKDLYASIEDADAQCQFLHFKSDFISLQDIFAMSEARVKNYPGEKSWYVGWNNCHPTITKIVRQYYPKPHFLPEDAEIPHEEYVFMGYDDGASMHLDFINRLMWQAQLRGSKIWNLRPPSECQKICQPLSFLVHPGDAVLVDTRIWYHATTIPEGKFSLSIQSEYG
- the LOC136348153 gene encoding serine/Arginine-related protein 53, which encodes MNSLDWDNPPPPGTEAESSEVQKSVKSPSREDPALPVEKVRAQSKSPERRRRRHRSRSYSRWSRSHSRERRRRSRSRRRRRRYSSSRSRSHSPGHRRKYGRHGRRSTSRTHGSKRRSHRSRSHSYRSRRSPRSDHRDNYSNKDIDGDVIGEEDMKIEDSDEQSDSEQASVPFKNDGSFLEMFKKMQEEQKAKEDPLQDEAAKRPVLPSFGKRRGGKVLKTGLVAKVRTVEEEQNKGQDAWSVYMQEVRKYKEVHCDDDSKTRPLVK
- the LOC136348151 gene encoding microfibril-associated glycoprotein 4-like, whose translation is MSLLGISVQLCLLMCAAYGVNNKKRAYRETNHAFINESSEICNNRNLELRLQRLENYMDDKLSGVRREIWSNARNIEQITKTAIAGIQVQESSPKDTERQLQVLIAIVRIISNDITQLNKSLTEMHNKQEIDSSVKEVFETPGLARQSPPIPTSCQEIKQTAPASPSNVYLVQPKNSSEPFMVFCEMDFMEGGWLTIHNRFAGEQEFYRDWQDYKWGFGNIAAEHWLGLERVHQLTGKDINELLVQLIDNNNARTFARYTLFSLGSEEEGYNLKVLGGFEGNAGDSLSYHAGSKFSTKDRDLDTWFEGSCAQAHGGAWWYKSCDKSNLNGKYMPGDQPAFLKYQAMYWETFGGSQKGLKYARMMIRPRN